A genomic region of Psychrobacter sp. M13 contains the following coding sequences:
- the dusA gene encoding tRNA dihydrouridine(20/20a) synthase DusA codes for MKIDMSNKRLSVAPMIDWTTTDYRYFARLFNPHVYLYTEMISTGALLYGNRARHLRFAKEEHPLVLQLGGADTTEMTQCAQFAQQYGYDEVNINVGCPSDRVQHNKIGACLMAEPNTVAELVQHMQAAVDIPVTVKHRIGIDDFDSYEFMAQFVQTVADSGCTRFIVHARTAWLQGLSPKQNREIPPLRYDDVYRLKQDFPELTIEINGGIETVEDIKTHLQYIDGVMIGRAFYHNPYLLAEANSLWNQPIPKRSEILAQLYPHLQSQVAKGEPLSTMARHYLGLFQGLSGARKWRQALSGKPSLTIADIEKAANEVLLLNPDA; via the coding sequence ATGAAAATAGATATGAGCAATAAGCGCCTGTCGGTCGCACCTATGATCGACTGGACAACGACAGACTATCGTTATTTTGCTCGGCTATTTAATCCGCATGTCTATTTGTATACCGAAATGATTAGTACGGGTGCGCTGCTATATGGCAATCGCGCGCGGCACTTGCGTTTTGCCAAAGAGGAGCATCCTCTTGTCTTACAGTTAGGCGGCGCGGACACCACAGAGATGACGCAGTGTGCACAGTTTGCCCAGCAATATGGCTATGATGAAGTCAATATAAACGTCGGCTGCCCATCAGATCGCGTCCAGCACAATAAGATCGGTGCTTGCCTTATGGCTGAGCCAAATACAGTAGCTGAGCTAGTCCAGCATATGCAAGCGGCAGTCGATATTCCAGTGACAGTTAAGCATCGGATCGGTATCGATGACTTTGACAGCTACGAGTTTATGGCGCAGTTTGTCCAAACAGTCGCCGATAGCGGGTGCACGCGCTTTATTGTCCATGCGCGTACGGCTTGGCTACAAGGACTGAGCCCAAAACAAAATCGTGAAATCCCGCCCCTGCGTTACGACGACGTTTATCGCCTTAAGCAGGATTTCCCTGAGTTAACCATTGAGATCAACGGCGGTATCGAAACTGTTGAAGATATAAAGACGCATCTGCAATATATAGATGGCGTGATGATTGGTCGTGCGTTTTATCATAATCCTTATCTGCTAGCAGAGGCCAACAGCTTATGGAATCAGCCGATACCTAAGCGCTCAGAGATTTTGGCGCAACTGTATCCGCATTTGCAGAGTCAAGTCGCTAAAGGTGAGCCGCTATCGACTATGGCAAGGCACTACCTAGGACTATTTCAAGGACTCAGTGGCGCGCGCAAATGGCGTCAAGCGCTCAGTGGTAAGCCAAGTTTGACCATTGCCGATATCGAAAAAGCTGCCAATGAGGTACTGCTGCTCAATCCTGATGCTTAG
- a CDS encoding CPBP family intramembrane glutamic endopeptidase, with amino-acid sequence MPNTLKNSPGPNALNKQAIPEPLFSRFGVVALIIGIVIAFFASQLVGIYLAGKLVLANSKSLTIGDIFYIGSSDGTIVSLSIIVSLLILSLLSVAIISIKGGNSRHYLALKPFSLALGIAMFGVLLLFMIASQALTYWLNKAPSDFVEPLYQSVSSVWLLVFAIVIVAPIYEELIFRGLLWRAISEQFAGQVLEQSSTSPKKQLIKFWGAIIASIVTSLIFAMIHLQYGLYEISTIVVLALVFCYARYKSGSLLLPILLHIINNGAAMWLYLSDKL; translated from the coding sequence ATGCCAAATACCTTAAAAAACAGCCCCGGGCCAAACGCTTTAAACAAGCAAGCAATCCCCGAGCCCTTATTCTCACGCTTTGGGGTAGTGGCCCTTATTATAGGCATAGTGATTGCATTTTTTGCTAGTCAACTCGTCGGTATTTATTTAGCAGGTAAGTTAGTACTAGCGAATAGTAAAAGCTTAACCATTGGCGATATATTTTATATAGGCAGTAGTGATGGCACGATAGTTAGCTTATCTATCATAGTCAGCTTGCTCATTCTATCACTGCTAAGTGTAGCGATTATTAGCATAAAAGGCGGCAATAGCCGTCACTATTTAGCGCTTAAACCGTTCTCGCTAGCACTGGGCATAGCCATGTTTGGGGTGTTGTTACTATTTATGATCGCCAGTCAAGCGTTGACATATTGGCTGAATAAAGCGCCATCAGATTTTGTTGAGCCGTTATATCAGTCGGTAAGCTCAGTATGGCTATTAGTATTTGCAATAGTCATAGTTGCACCTATTTATGAAGAGCTAATCTTTCGCGGGTTGTTATGGCGTGCTATTAGCGAGCAGTTTGCAGGGCAGGTATTAGAGCAATCATCGACGTCGCCTAAAAAGCAGTTAATAAAGTTTTGGGGCGCTATTATTGCAAGCATAGTGACTAGTCTGATTTTTGCGATGATTCATTTGCAGTATGGTCTTTATGAGATTAGTACCATTGTCGTACTGGCTCTAGTGTTTTGTTATGCTCGCTACAAGTCAGGCTCGTTATTATTGCCAATACTCTTGCATATCATCAATAATGGTGCGGCAATGTGGCTGTATTTATCTGATAAGCTCTGA
- a CDS encoding alpha/beta fold hydrolase — MSAIDAQSFAALPKSKLTNKPVLHFAHANGIPSAVYEPLFIGLTDFFTIEYIAMLGNHPDYPVDNHWRSLTQQVIDSVQAACDKHGVEQLVAVGHSLGGMCTLQALYRAPKYFSQAVLLDPPWLYGKTSLLWHLAKTTDRLPLMNHRLMDKLSPAGISKHRRDVWDSRADAYQSLRGKGFFKHFDECSFVGYIEHGLDERADGKVALAIPKSSEVAVFRTNPSLYWLTPNRAPKPPVTLIIGEESIFLKRRFPQQIKSRLGIDYQTHKGGHMFPLEHPESVTKQVLALIAQQV; from the coding sequence ATGAGTGCTATCGATGCGCAGAGCTTTGCCGCGCTACCTAAATCTAAACTGACCAATAAGCCTGTACTACATTTTGCTCATGCCAACGGTATACCAAGCGCAGTTTATGAGCCATTATTTATAGGTTTAACGGATTTTTTCACTATCGAATATATTGCGATGTTGGGCAATCATCCTGATTATCCCGTTGATAATCATTGGCGTAGCTTAACTCAGCAAGTTATCGATAGTGTGCAAGCGGCTTGCGACAAGCATGGTGTTGAGCAGTTGGTTGCTGTGGGTCATTCACTCGGCGGCATGTGTACGCTACAGGCGTTATATCGTGCGCCCAAGTACTTTAGCCAAGCCGTATTGTTAGATCCGCCGTGGCTGTATGGCAAGACAAGTTTGCTATGGCATTTGGCCAAAACCACGGATAGACTACCCCTGATGAATCATCGGCTCATGGATAAACTCTCGCCAGCGGGTATCTCTAAGCATCGCCGTGATGTGTGGGATAGTCGGGCAGACGCTTACCAGAGTTTACGCGGCAAAGGCTTTTTTAAGCATTTTGATGAGTGCAGCTTTGTAGGTTATATCGAGCATGGTTTGGATGAGCGTGCCGATGGTAAAGTGGCATTAGCTATTCCGAAGTCTAGCGAAGTTGCGGTATTTCGTACTAATCCATCGCTGTACTGGCTCACTCCAAACCGAGCGCCAAAGCCACCTGTGACTTTGATCATAGGCGAGGAGAGTATCTTTTTAAAACGTCGCTTTCCACAACAAATAAAGTCTCGCTTAGGGATAGACTATCAAACTCACAAGGGCGGCCATATGTTCCCGTTGGAGCATCCAGAATCCGTAACTAAGCAAGTGTTAGCGCTTATCGCACAGCAAGTATAG